The following coding sequences are from one Hydra vulgaris chromosome 04, alternate assembly HydraT2T_AEP window:
- the LOC136079335 gene encoding uncharacterized protein LOC136079335, giving the protein MTWHDLIKRFKGSSTIDAVQQRQIDETETNRQNTGTLRGTSDKLYDDNNGSFLKIVELLAKFDSVMKEHIKRIKSKEIYSHYLGARMTEKILETLDSHGISMQDLRGQGYDNGSNMRGKQNGVQAKILHLNSRAFYVPCLSYSLNLVVK; this is encoded by the exons ATGACCTGGCATGATCTTATTAAAAGGTTCAAAGGATCATCTACAATTGATGCAGTTCAGCAGAGACAAATAGACGAAACTGAGACAAATAGACAAAACACTGGCA CTTTGCGAGGGACTTCAGATAAACTTTATGATGACAATAATGGTTCCTTTTTGAAAATAGTGGAACTGCTTGCCAAGTTTGATTCTGTGATGAAAGAGCATATCAAGAGAATAAAAAGCAAAGAAATTTACAGTCATTACTTGg GCGCTAGAATGactgaaaaaatattagaaacttTGGATTCTCATGGAATTTCTATGCAAGATTTAAGAGGACAAGGGTACGATAATGGATCGAACATGCGAGGTAAACAAAACGGAGTTCAAGCCAAGATCCTTCATCTTAATTCACGAGCCTTTTATGTTCCTTGTTTATCTTATTCGCTGAATTTAGTTGTCAAATGA